The following coding sequences are from one Tepidamorphus gemmatus window:
- a CDS encoding agmatinase, giving the protein MSDPFYRPVSGFDLPRFAGVPTFMRLPHVPLDDPRIREVAIGIIGAPWDGGTTNRPGPRHGPRQLRDLSTMIRAANGATGVRPFDMVNCADLGDVGPNPADVADSLERFTRYFRRVRDAGIVPLTAGGDHLCTLPILRALAADGPIGMIHFDSHTDLFHSYFDGCRYTHGTPFRRAVEEGLLDPKRVVMIGIRGTTYDTEDRDFARSVGIRVIPIEEYFRRGVADVMVEAREIAGTGPTYVSYDIDFVDPAFAPGTGTPEVGGPNSFEALQVVRALDGVNIIGADLVEVSPPFDPSGATAWLGVSIMFELLCVMAPRVAARRATS; this is encoded by the coding sequence TTGAGCGATCCGTTCTATCGGCCGGTGTCGGGCTTCGATCTGCCGCGCTTCGCGGGCGTGCCGACCTTCATGCGGCTGCCGCATGTGCCGCTCGACGATCCGCGCATTCGCGAGGTCGCGATCGGCATCATCGGGGCGCCCTGGGATGGCGGCACCACCAATCGGCCGGGACCGCGTCACGGCCCGCGCCAGCTGCGCGACCTGTCGACCATGATCCGCGCCGCCAACGGGGCGACCGGGGTACGGCCTTTCGACATGGTCAACTGCGCCGATCTCGGTGATGTCGGCCCGAACCCGGCCGACGTCGCCGACAGCCTGGAGCGCTTCACCCGCTATTTTCGGCGCGTGCGGGACGCCGGGATCGTGCCCCTGACAGCCGGCGGGGATCATCTGTGCACGCTGCCGATCCTGCGCGCGCTGGCCGCTGACGGGCCGATCGGCATGATCCATTTCGACAGCCACACCGATCTGTTCCACAGCTATTTCGATGGCTGCAGGTACACACATGGCACGCCGTTCCGGCGGGCGGTGGAGGAGGGCCTGCTCGATCCGAAACGCGTGGTGATGATCGGCATCCGCGGCACCACCTACGATACGGAGGATCGCGACTTTGCCAGGTCGGTCGGCATTCGGGTCATTCCGATCGAGGAGTATTTCAGGCGCGGTGTCGCCGACGTGATGGTTGAGGCGCGCGAGATCGCCGGAACCGGTCCGACCTACGTCTCCTACGACATCGATTTCGTCGATCCGGCCTTTGCACCGGGGACGGGAACGCCGGAGGTCGGCGGCCCGAACTCGTTCGAGGCCTTGCAGGTGGTGCGCGCGCTCGACGGGGTGAACATCATCGGTGCCGATCTCGTCGAGGTCTCGCCGCCCTTCGATCCGAGCGGCGCCACCGCCTGGCTCGGTGTCTCGATCATGTTCGAACTGCTGTGCGTGATGGCGCCGAGGGTCGCGGCGCGGCGGGCGACGAGCTAA